Part of the Deltaproteobacteria bacterium genome is shown below.
GGGAGTCAGCGGGCCCGCACGGCGAGCTGATAATTCACGCAGATTCCACGCCCCAGAGGCTGGAGATATGTTTTTCCGACAACGGCCCGGGAATCCCTGCGGAGCTTCACGACCGGATTTTCGAGCCCTTCTTCACGACGAAGAAGCGGGGGATGGGCCTGGGCCTTGCCATATGCCAGAGGATCGTGCAGGGGCACGGCGGTACGCTGGAAGCGAAGAACAGGCCGGAAGGGGGTATTACGTTTTCCGTTAAGCTCCCCCTCTAGGGGCGGGTAGCCCGCCGGGGGTCTTCATAGAAACGGGGTGGCATGGAAATTGTAAGGAATTATCCTGAAACCGAAGGAAAAAGGGGGGACTTGCAATGGCACACGTCCTGGTAGTGGATGACGACAGCAACCTCTTGAAGATCCTCAGGGACCTGCTCGTAAATGAGGGCTTCCAGGTGGAAACCGCCGGCGATGTGGACAGCGCCCTGAAGACTCTGGGAAAGACGGATTTCGACCTGATCCTGACGGACCTCATGATGCCCGGCAAAAGCGGCATCGACCTCCTGGCCCTCTGCAAAGAGAAGTGGCCCGAGGTTCCCGTCGTCATGCTGACGGCCTACGGAAACATCGAGGCCGCCGTGACGTCGATAAAAAACGGCGCCCACGACTTCATCACCAAGCCCTTCGACCACGACGAGCTGGTAAACGTGCTCCACAAAGCCCTCTCCGAGCTGAGAAAGAACCGTGAGCTCATCTCGGCCTACTTCGACGACGAGCGGTATTTCTCCCCGGAGATCATCGGGTCCACGGGGAAGATACAGCAGGTGTTCCGCACCATCAAGAAAATCGCCAAGACCGACTCAACGGTGCTCATCACGGGCGAAACGGGGGTGGGCAAGGAGATCGTCGCCCGCACGGTCCACCTGGCAAGCGACCGGCGAAACCACCCCTTCGTCAAGGTAAACTGCGCCGCCATCCCGGAGAACCTCATCGAGAGCGAGCTCTTCGGCTACGAGAAAGGGGCCTTCACGGGCGCCGTCTCGACGAAACCGGGCCGCTTCGAAATCGCCGACGGGGGGACGCTGTTTCTCGATGAGATCGGCGAGATGCCGCTGCAGCTGCAGGTGAAGCTCCTCTCGGTCCTGCAGGACTGGACATTCGAGCGGGTGGGCGGAGTGAAAACCATGAGGGTCGACATCCGCGTCATCGCGGCGACGAACCGGGACCTCAAAGAATCGATCGACGCCGGCACCTTCCGCTCAGACCTGTTCTACCGCCTGAACGTGGTGCCGATTCA
Proteins encoded:
- a CDS encoding response regulator, whose protein sequence is MAHVLVVDDDSNLLKILRDLLVNEGFQVETAGDVDSALKTLGKTDFDLILTDLMMPGKSGIDLLALCKEKWPEVPVVMLTAYGNIEAAVTSIKNGAHDFITKPFDHDELVNVLHKALSELRKNRELISAYFDDERYFSPEIIGSTGKIQQVFRTIKKIAKTDSTVLITGETGVGKEIVARTVHLASDRRNHPFVKVNCAAIPENLIESELFGYEKGAFTGAVSTKPGRFEIADGGTLFLDEIGEMPLQLQVKLLSVLQDWTFERVGGVKTMRVDIRVIAATNRDLKESIDAGTFRSDLFYRLNVVPIHIPPLKERREDIFPQTEYFLKKYSTRYRRESLTLSPEVTDAFSNYDWPGNTRELENAIERMVLMSESEVIGPEEIPEEIAGLMEPPAESSFKGRVEGISRAAERQMILEALAATGQNRTKAAELLGISRRTLQKKIKEYGL